The following proteins are encoded in a genomic region of Brachypodium distachyon strain Bd21 chromosome 1, Brachypodium_distachyon_v3.0, whole genome shotgun sequence:
- the LOC100821582 gene encoding uncharacterized protein LOC100821582 isoform X2: MLAKFRPLMATAAKAKPPSALSVSTAAERDEYPQYNHTDACRHLRWTAKESYEYMHARPWSRVVDFYAMLVRTGAGTAGLAEMFRKDEKDHISGTDGEDFETSSEKQMAVASSKARGGRWERLNFKIVLSYHGGSFDGWQKQPDLNTVQGLVEKHLGQFVDERKAKQLQERSLPIEGCATVAGRTDKGVSRQFHPNFSAKWRKYLYIFPLDQDAEPISGKELSSIILENPEYNVTCRSFDVAKVDKIIRKLEGKLLSYKIFARDTQASRSDGPATECFMFHSRAAVSKLYSADENFKEGTKVMCIELVADRFLRKMVRVLVATAIREAAAGAEDDVLLNLMEATCRRATAPPAPAEGLCLADVGYEDFNKHKCFIVD, from the exons ATGCTCGCGAAGTTCCGGCCCCTCATGGCaacggcggcgaaggcgaagCCCCCCTCGGCCCTATCGGTTTCCACAGCGGCGGAGAGGGACGAGTACCCGCAGTACAACCACACGGACGCGTGCCGCCACCTCCGGTGGACAGCCAA GGAGAGCTATGAGTACATGCACGCGCGGCCTTGGAGCAGGGTGGTCGACTTCTACGCCATGCTCGTCCGCACCGGCGCCGGGACGGCGGGGCTCGCCGAGATGTTCAGGAAAGATGAG AAAGATCATATCAGTGGTACTGATGGAGAGGATTTTGAAACATCATCTGAGAAACAGATGGCAGTTGCATCCTCCAAAGCCCGGGGAGGCAGATGGGAAAGATTAAACTTTAAAATTGTTCTTTCATATCATGGGGGGTCGTTTGATGGTTGGCAGAAGCAGCCTGATCTCAACACTGTTCAAGG GTTAGTGGAAAAACATTTGGGACAATTTGTTGATGAGAGAAAAGCTAAACAACTTCAAGAAAGATCTCTGCCAATAGAGGGGTGTGCCACTGTTGCTGGGCGCACTGATAAAGGG GTCTCGCGTCAATTTCATCCTAATTTTTCAGCCAAATGGAGGAAATACCTTTATATATTTCCTCTTGATCAGGACGCTGAACCAATCTCTGGGAAAGAACTGTCCTCTATAATACTAGAGAATCCTGAATACAATGTAACGTGTCGGAGTTTTGATGTGGCCAAGGTTGACAAAATCATTAGAAAACTGGAAGGAAAATTGCTATCATACAAAATATTTGCGCGTGATACACAAGCTTCACGGAGTGA TGGCCCAGCTACGGAGTGTTTTATGTTCCATTCTCGAGCTGCAGTTTCGAAACTATATTCTGCTGATGAG AATTTCAAAGAAGGCACTAAGGTCATGTGCATCGAGCTAGTCGCGGACAGGTTCCTACGCAAG ATGGTTAGGGTTCTTGTCGCGACCGCCATAAGGGAGGCTGCTGCTGGCGCTGAAGACGATGTGTTGCTGAACCTGATGGAAGCCACTTGCAGGCGCGCAACGGCTCCCCCGGCACCCGCAGAGGGCCTCTGCCTTGCAGATGTTGGCTATGAAGATTTCAACAAACACAAGTGCTTCATTGTTGACTAA
- the LOC100822517 gene encoding probable serine/threonine-protein kinase PBL17 has translation MGGCFSLEEQRLQSRTGTSAEAGGPDGLRKCKSDSKAISSVLAPPKDVEDLQTEGYGNVNIFTYNELRAATKNFRPDQILGEGGFGVVYKGVIDENVRVGFPSTQVAVKELNPEGFQGDKEWLAEVNYLGQLSHPNLVELIGYCCEGSHRLLVYEYMACGSLEKHLFRRVCLNMPWSTRMKIALGAARGLEYLHGAERSIIYRDFKTSNILLDADYNAKLSDFGLARTGPSGDQTHVSTRVMGTYGYAAPEYVMTGHLTARSDVYGFGVVLLEMIIGRRAVDKSRPSREHNLVEWARPLLVHNRKLFRIIDPRMEGQYSTKAAIEVASLAYRCLSQNPKGRPTMSQVVETFEAVHSMPECQDILLQNCMTGAVTLYEVPKEPVEHVEAEKVKQEPTAKTEAVAVVPANGKPVPQSRRTRPANGRSKSEPSLECKMYIPSPDSDGLQPGLEALASPSRTGSMRDPPPDEDLYKI, from the exons ATGGGGGGATGCTTCTCGCTGGAGGAGCAACGGCTCCAGAGCAGGACAG GCACTTCAGCTGAAGCTGGTGGACCAGATGGGTTGAGGAAGTGCAAATCTGATTCTAAAGCCATATCAAGTGTTCTTGCACCTCCAAAAGATGTGGAGGACCTGCAAACTGAAGGATATGGAAATGTTAATATTTTCACATACAACGAACTGCGAGCAGCCACGAAGAACTTTCGGCCTGACCAAATTCTTGGAGAGGGTGGGTTTGGAGTTGTTTACAAAGGCGTAATTGATGAAAATGTTAGAGTGGGTTTTCCATCCACGCAAGTTGCTGTGAAAGAACTGAACCCAGAGGGCTTTCAGGGAGACAAGGAATGGTTG GCAGAAGTCAACTATCTTGGCCAACTTAGTCATCCAAATCTAGTTGAACTAATTGGCTATTGCTGTGAGGGTTCGCACAGATTACTCGTATATGAGTACATGGCTTGTGGCAGCCTTGAAAAGCACCTTTTTCGCC GAGTTTGTCTTAATATGCCATGGTCAACTCGCATGAAGATTGCACTCGGTGCAGCAAGGGGGCTTGAGTACCTTCACGGAGCCGAGAGGTCCATCATATATAGGGATTTCAAGACGTCAAACATCTTGTTAGATGCG GATTATAATGCTAAGCTTTCAGACTTTGGCCTGGCAAGAACTGGACCCAGTGGGGACCAAACCCATGTCTCAACTCGGGTCATGGGAACTTACGGCTATGCAGCTCCTGAATATGTCATGACTG GCCATTTGACAGCACGGAGCGATGTTTATGGCTTTGGTGTTGTGCTTCTCGAGATGATTATTGGGAGGAGGGCCGTGGACAAGAGCCGGCCCAGCCGTGAGCATAATCTAGTTGAGTGGGCACGCCCCCTCCTGGTCCACAATCGGAAGCTGTTTAGGATCATTGATCCAAGAATGGAAGGCCAGTACTCCACCAAGGCTGCCATTGAGGTGGCCAGCCTGGCATACCGATGCTTGAGCCAGAACCCTAAAGGGCGGCCTACTATGAGCCAGGTTGTTGAAACCTTTGAGGCGGTTCATAGCATGCCCGAATGCCAGGACATACTCTTGCAGAACTGTATGACCGGTGCTGTGACGCTCTACGAGGTCCCAAAGGAACCTGTTGAGCATGTCGAGGCAGAGAAGGTGAAGCAGGAACCAACAGCGAAGACTGAAGCCGTGGCTGTGGTACCAGCGAATGGAAAGCCAGTGCCTCAGAGCAGGAGAACACGGCCAGCAAACGGCAGGAGCAAGAGCGAGCCCTCTTTGGAGTGCAAGATGTACATCCCTTCGCCTGACTCCGATGGACTGCAGCCGGGGCTAGAGGCCCTTGCATCCCCTTCCCGAACCGGGAGTATGAGGGATCCTCCTCCAGATGAGGATCTATACAAGATATAA
- the LOC100821582 gene encoding uncharacterized protein LOC100821582 isoform X1 — protein MLAKFRPLMATAAKAKPPSALSVSTAAERDEYPQYNHTDACRHLRWTAKESYEYMHARPWSRVVDFYAMLVRTGAGTAGLAEMFRKDEKDHISGTDGEDFETSSEKQMAVASSKARGGRWERLNFKIVLSYHGGSFDGWQKQPDLNTVQGLVEKHLGQFVDERKAKQLQERSLPIEGCATVAGRTDKGVTALQQVCSFYTWRNDVKPSDIKDTINEAAPDKLKSLFVSEVSRQFHPNFSAKWRKYLYIFPLDQDAEPISGKELSSIILENPEYNVTCRSFDVAKVDKIIRKLEGKLLSYKIFARDTQASRSDGPATECFMFHSRAAVSKLYSADENFKEGTKVMCIELVADRFLRKMVRVLVATAIREAAAGAEDDVLLNLMEATCRRATAPPAPAEGLCLADVGYEDFNKHKCFIVD, from the exons ATGCTCGCGAAGTTCCGGCCCCTCATGGCaacggcggcgaaggcgaagCCCCCCTCGGCCCTATCGGTTTCCACAGCGGCGGAGAGGGACGAGTACCCGCAGTACAACCACACGGACGCGTGCCGCCACCTCCGGTGGACAGCCAA GGAGAGCTATGAGTACATGCACGCGCGGCCTTGGAGCAGGGTGGTCGACTTCTACGCCATGCTCGTCCGCACCGGCGCCGGGACGGCGGGGCTCGCCGAGATGTTCAGGAAAGATGAG AAAGATCATATCAGTGGTACTGATGGAGAGGATTTTGAAACATCATCTGAGAAACAGATGGCAGTTGCATCCTCCAAAGCCCGGGGAGGCAGATGGGAAAGATTAAACTTTAAAATTGTTCTTTCATATCATGGGGGGTCGTTTGATGGTTGGCAGAAGCAGCCTGATCTCAACACTGTTCAAGG GTTAGTGGAAAAACATTTGGGACAATTTGTTGATGAGAGAAAAGCTAAACAACTTCAAGAAAGATCTCTGCCAATAGAGGGGTGTGCCACTGTTGCTGGGCGCACTGATAAAGGGGTGACTGCTCTTCAGCAAGTCTGCTCATTTT ATACATGGAGAAATGATGTAAAGCCTAGCGATATAAAAGACACAATTAATGAGGCTGCACCAGATAAACTTAAATCTTTGTTTGTGTCAGAg GTCTCGCGTCAATTTCATCCTAATTTTTCAGCCAAATGGAGGAAATACCTTTATATATTTCCTCTTGATCAGGACGCTGAACCAATCTCTGGGAAAGAACTGTCCTCTATAATACTAGAGAATCCTGAATACAATGTAACGTGTCGGAGTTTTGATGTGGCCAAGGTTGACAAAATCATTAGAAAACTGGAAGGAAAATTGCTATCATACAAAATATTTGCGCGTGATACACAAGCTTCACGGAGTGA TGGCCCAGCTACGGAGTGTTTTATGTTCCATTCTCGAGCTGCAGTTTCGAAACTATATTCTGCTGATGAG AATTTCAAAGAAGGCACTAAGGTCATGTGCATCGAGCTAGTCGCGGACAGGTTCCTACGCAAG ATGGTTAGGGTTCTTGTCGCGACCGCCATAAGGGAGGCTGCTGCTGGCGCTGAAGACGATGTGTTGCTGAACCTGATGGAAGCCACTTGCAGGCGCGCAACGGCTCCCCCGGCACCCGCAGAGGGCCTCTGCCTTGCAGATGTTGGCTATGAAGATTTCAACAAACACAAGTGCTTCATTGTTGACTAA
- the LOC100832510 gene encoding pollen receptor-like kinase 5 — protein sequence MAGGGLAAGLLILLLATTTLTAEAAAATETDTLLTFRKALVGPTSTGPPAPLDQWTTTPGPCLIPGKPSTWFAVRCHPSTARVLGLRLEYLGLQGPPPDLTPLSSLTALRALSFANNNLTGAFPSSVSALPALKMLYLSRNRLSGAVPDDAFAHMRGLRKLYLNDNGFTGTVPASVNTSPKLLALQLARNDFEGPLPEMDRPRDLQTLDVSFNDLSGPVPQRLRKFGAPAFQGNKGMCGPPLVDAPCPPGLGGSPSSSSGSLKILMIIAIAVVALGGLLAIVGIIMALLARRNNDDKNAATETAGAGRAVAAKLQTTSESSIKVEQRDMEEHGAVVAVSAKRSRRDENPAGKLVFIQDDESRRVVRFELEDLLRASAEVLGSGTFGASYKATLLDGTAVVVKRFKEMNGAGRRADFSEHMRRLGRLAHPNLHPVVAYMYKKEEKLFVTEHVGNGGLAQILHGGASATSLRLDWAARLGIVKGVARALAYLYDELPMLTVPHGHLKSSNVLLGDDLQPLLTDYSLVPVVTPHHASQVMVAYKAPECGAAQGGKASRKSDVWSLGILILEVLTGKFPANYLRQGREGSTDLAGWVNSVVREEWTGEVFDAEMRGARGAEGEMVKLLKVGLCCCDQDVAARWDAKEALARIEEIRDRDPGGGGDDSSTASSYLSDGAADPHSAHST from the exons atggccggcggcgggctcgccgccgggctcctcatcctcctcctggcCACCACAACCCTCacggcggaagcggcggcggcgacggagaccGACACGCTGCTCACCTTCCGCAAGGCCCTGGTCGGCCCAACATCGACGGGCCCACCAGCCCCGCTGGACCAATGGACAACGACGCCCGGCCCATGCCTCATCCCGGGGAAACCCTCGACCTGGTTCGCCGTCCGGTGCCACCCATCCACCGCCCGGGTCCTGGGCCTCCGCCTCGAGTACCTGGGCCTCCAAGGCCCGCCGCCCGACCTCACCCCGCTCTCCTCCCTCACCGCCCTCCGCGCGCTCAGCTTCGCCAACAACAACCTCACGGGCGCCTTCCCGTCCTCCGTCTCCGCCCTGCCCGCGCTCAAGATGCTCTACCTCTCACGCAACAGGCTCTccggcgccgtccccgacgACGCCTTCGCCCACATGAGGGGCCTCAGGAAGCTCTATCTGAACGATAATGGGTTCACCGGGACGGTGCCGGCGTCGGTGAACACGTCGCCCAAGCTGCTCGCGTTGCAGCTTGCCAGGAATGATTTTGAAGGGCCCTTGCCGGAGATGGACAGGCCTAGGGATCTCCAGACGCTTGATGTCTCGTTTAATGATCTCTCTGGCCCTGTCCCTCAACGGCTCCGGAAGTTCGGCGCCCCCGCGTTCCAAG GCAACAAAGGTATGTGCGGCCCGCCGCTGGTGGACGCTCCATGCCCACCAGGGCTCGGCGGATCACCGTCATCGTCATCAGGAAGCTTGAAGATCCTGATGATCATCGCCATCGCCGTGGTTGCCCTGGGCGGCCTCCTCGCCATCGTGGGCATAatcatggcgctgctcgcccGCCGCAACAACGACGACAAGAACGCCGCCACCGAGACGGCCGGAGCCGGCCGTGCCGTGGCGGCCAAGCTGCAGACCACCTCCGAGTCGTCCATCAAGGTCGAGCAGCGCGACATGGAGGAGCACGGCGCGGTGGTGGCCGTCTCGGCGAAGCGCTCGCGGCGCGACGAGAACCCGGCGGGGAAGCTGGTGTTCATCCAGGACGATGAGAGCCGGCGGGTGGTGCGGTTCGAGCTGGAGGACCTGCTCCGGGCCTCGGCGGAGGTGCTCGGGAGCGGCACCTTCGGTGCCTCCTACAAGGCGACGCTCCTGGACGGCACCGCCGTGGTGGTGAAGCGGTTCAAGGAGATGAACGGCGCGGGACGGCGGGCCGACTTCAGCGAGCACATGCGGCGGTTGGGCCGGCTGGCGCACCCGAACCTGCACCCTGTGGTGGCCTACATGtacaagaaggaggagaagctgTTCGTCACGGAGCACGTGGGCAACGGCGGCCTCGCCCAGAtcctccacggcggcgccaGCGCGACGTCGCTGCGGCTGGACTGGGCGGCCAGGCTCGGCATCGTCAAGGGCGTCGCCCGCGCCCTGGCCTACCTCTACGACGAGCTCCCCATGCTCACTGTGCCCCACGGCCACCTCAAGTCCTCCAACGTCCTCCTCGGCGACGACCTCCAGCCCCTCCTCACGGACTACTCCCTCGTCCCCGTCGTCACCCCGCACCACGCCTCCCAG GTGATGGTGGCGTACAAGGCGCCGGAGTGCGGGGCGGCGCAGGGGGGCAAAGCGAGCCGGAAGAGCGACGTGTGGAGCCTGGGGATCCTGATCCTGGAGGTGCTGACGGGGAAGTTCCCGGCGAACTACCTGCGGCAAGGGAGGGAAGGGTCGACGGACCTGGCCGGGTGGGTGAACTCGGTGGTGCGGGAGGAGTGGACGGGGGAGGTGTTCGACGCGGAGATGCGCGGGGCCAGGGGCGCCGAGGGGGAGATGGTGAAGCTGCTCAAGGTCGGCCTCTGCTGCTGCGACCAGGACGTGGCCGCCCGGTGGGACGCCAAGGAGGCGCTCGCCCGCATCGAGGAGATCCGGGACAGGgaccccggcggcggcggcgacgacagcagcaccgcctcctcctacctcagcgacggcgccgccgacccgcaTTCGGCGCACTCCACATAA